A window of Etheostoma spectabile isolate EspeVRDwgs_2016 chromosome 24, UIUC_Espe_1.0, whole genome shotgun sequence genomic DNA:
CCAATAAAACCTACATTAGAAATCCatagaaaagtatttttttaagtgggtGAAAATGACTGTAGTTCTACTGGTAAGGTAAACCTAAGGTTTTCCTTTGATGTATTTAAGTGCTGTTACATCACCATATTCCTCACACGTGTCTACCTGCAGCTGCAGAGGCAGGGACAGGCCCTGAGCCCGACGCTGGAGGCCCCAGGGTCCCTGTCCCAGGCTGTGGACGGCCGTCACCTCGTACTGGGAGCACAGGCCTGTCCTGGCCACCAGGGGGCCCGCACTCAGCAGCACATGGTCACCACATCTAAACGATTAAGGGAGGTTTAAGTGGTAGATGTACAAAACATATAACCTCCTGTAGATGTACTTAATGTGCCATGTAACAGACACTACACTGGAAACATGTAGGCAGGAAATGAAGGTTTAAACCAAAATGTGTGCATGAAATGTCACCTGTGGAGCATCACTTTGCCTTTGGGACTCTGTGCTGCCTTTTGCTCCACCTCTTCCTGTTTACACctggaagacagagagaaaaaagcaacaacagtcATCCAGGGACAGAAAGCAAAGACACTCATGGAAAAAGAGGCTAAAGAAGAACAGACGTATTAAGCGAGATAAAGTAATAAAAACTGTGAAAAGATGCTATGAAAGAGTATCAGTAAGGTAAACCTAAGGTTTTCCTTTGATGTATTTAAGTGCTGTTACATCACCATATTCCtacttcttcctgcttctggcgagagcagtcgtgtttttcctcctctcccatcttatcttagcttggctCCTTTTCTAGTTGTCTAGTTTTTCCTGAACATTCGACATtgaattgattaactggtcactcagcgctattgacaatATTTTTTCACCCAAGCATGCCTTACCGGGTGGGCTGATCGGCCCCAGTGGGACATTCCCTGCAGGGTACGCTCGTGATTCCTGGGAGAATTGGCAAGCGGTCTGCCTGGACGTTCTCACTATGGAAGACgttatttggataattggaattctgttggtgggacCCCCGATTGTCGGACTTGGAGTCTCCCTGACTTatcggaaaattggtaagacagtcGCCAGCAAATttacccacaagctgtctggggaactcaAAGAGTGCCTACATGGAGTgattgagaggatgaaggttttacatctgagGGCTGCCCAGTCcagtgaactgtctcgtaacatctcagactGATCTGGGGGGGCGCAGAGGGCACTTCATGAATTAGACGCACGTATGACGCTGAGGACGAGTGGAATTGATTGACGGACATAGATTTGGACAAATTTTGCCGAATCAACCTAAATTGGAGTGAAATTGTGatcatgtccccccccccgtccttCACCCGAGCGGGTAAACAGCCGGCAGTTGCACTACTATCAACTCCTGTGCATTGTCTTATCTCCTCAAGGCCGAATGAACTGAACTCTCTAACAACTTGGACAGTCTGACgctccacaccacacacacgcgccccccccccgcttccgtctgactgcctctgccacttttttgtgttttttcccatcCTCCCGAGTCACCACAAAAAGTTCCTCTATCCACATGTACCGTgtgtagtcttgtgcattatgttgttacgttgttatgtcttgtactcTATCTTGCTATAATGCAGATTCTGATTCGgtttctgatgcatctgaagtgaagtgtgcgCATGCGCTGAAAAGTGCAAGCTGCCGgttgcagtgctccgtctctgtcttcttaCAACTGGGGCTCCtgtgacacagagtttcccttcggggattaataaagtatttctgaatctgaatcaGTAAGCTCAGTAAGAAGAAAGTGGTCAGCCGCATGGCAGTGTCACGTAAATGGCCCATTTGTGTGATGTCCAGTTATGTTTTAAACACCCCAATGTAGCCCAAGTAGATTTGATATATTCACAGTTATTGCTTTCAGTCAGATCTCAACATTTAGgaccgcacttgaaggcagcttcatttcacagaaaaagagagaggtgctttgttgttgtttgcagGAAACTGTCAGCTTTTACACAAACTCCCGGGCTGTTAAGGgattgtgtctgtttttttttaatcctcataTGGTTTTAAAACTCTCTTGTGGCAGTGATAGAGACAGTGATGTTAACTGCTTACTGTACGGGACTCTCACACCGTCTCAAAACGAACTGCCAAGTTCGATTCCcggttacatgattggccaccgcAGAGTGACTTCAGATTGTGTTGCTCCAAAAGTTGAATCTGAAAAGTTGAAACTTCTTGCCTAAGGCCCCTGCGTTTTTTCAGCTCCCTTGTGCGGCCCCCACTGCCTCAGCCTAAACACAAAAGGAATGGAAAGACTGCTGAGTGTGTACCAACCGGCCTAAGGAAGGATCAGTCTACCTGCTGTGTGAGAAGATCTCCAGCGCCACAGTGGGCACCACCTCCAGAGGCTCCCATGCCAGGTCCTGGTGGATCAGCTGCTGGGCCCCTCGGGTCAGAGAGCGCAACGACTCCTGGAGAGAAAAACAGCCGTGTGGGTTTACAAATCAACTCACTTCCACTCACAAAGGATCAGGTAGAGTGAGAGATATTAGAGTTCTGTAATCCAAGACAAAGACCAACGGAAGAAATCTCTGAATCATTCCTCCCTCGCAACTGCTGGCAACATAGAGACTTCTCTTCAAAGGTGATTATAACAAGTCACACTCTAAAttcctcacacacaaacacacgtgtaAGGAAAgacaaacattaatatgagatactgaacacaaaacaagactaaaaCTCTAATTTTTGCCAAAATATGGCTAAAGACAACTCTAAAATAACTGCATTTTGGGCCAAATGATCATCTGAGAAGTTTCTTTGTCTCGATGTTTTTTGACAGTTTAAATGTTTGGAATCCATTTCAACCAACCAGCTACAATGGACAAACATTTGAGACTCAAAAGATAGATTTGGGGTGGAATATCACTTACAAGAGAAACTTAACATCAGCTGAAAATTGTCAGTTTGCGCGTACCTCTAATGGTTAAAATTCTCGTCTTGCTGCAGTACTATAGATGTTAGAGGCGCAACAGAAATAATGGCTTTCAGTTTAGTAGTAGTAAGTTACTCTGTCAGGAAGGGAactttttatgttaaaaatgttcTATAGAAgtagaaaacatttaaattacatttacatctgcaaagcacccccccccccccccacacacacacacacacccaccgcAGAGGGAGTCCATGAGTCCAGCTGAGGGTCAAGAACCACATCACAGCAGAAAGCCCCTAAAGTGACtaaatggaaacacacacaaaataaattagCACCAAAACAACTCATCAGAATCCAACATGTATGTTTCATTAATGTAAACTAAGAAAATGACCTGCCAGGAATTCTATTTAATCAGCCTAAACAATTTCACTCAAAATTATAACAAGCCTACCTGAAAGCCAAAGACTGACACTGCACTACAACTTTCTAATTGGTATCAAAAGGTCCTGGCAGAAATTTCTCGACCAAAGACTAATTCTACTGGGGTCTGATGGCTGGTCAGGGTACATCTGGAGAAGCTCCTCTACCTGGCACCTCTGGTGTGTTGAGCAGCTCCACAGTAAAGTCGTCTTTGAAAGCAGTCTCCAGTACCTGGCCTAGCAAGGCAGCACAGGAACGCCAATAGGCCTGCAGGGAAACAAGAACACACCTTCCTGATATCACCTGTTCATTTTCTTAAAGCCATTTGGCTAACTCAGACTGCTAGACTTCCATAAGAGCTTTGGCTGAAattaagaatacatttttacaatgaAACAGGACTGTGACTATATATAGTCCCCCATCTTTTCCATTAGTAGTGCTACAAGAGGGGATCTCTTAACGGCCGTATTCACAGCAGGAACAACTACAGTGACCAATTACTATTTCAATATtctgtacacatacatacatacatacatattgtaTTAAGATAGCCAGACTTGAAAAAGGTGTCCCTATCCTTAAAGGTAACATGTAAAAAGCGGAGTAAAACATCTTACTAAAGCTGGGCCTGCTGTAAAAACGGCCATGCAATTTATAAACACACTCCCAAGTACCAAAACAAGAATTTTAACAATTACTTATTTCAAAAAAGTTCCTCAGAAAATGTATGAAATTTCCTGACTTTCCTCATTTTGTCACCTAtctaagaaagaaagaaagaatgaaaaagcAGGAAATACTtaacttccaaaaaaaaaaaaaaatctgaaatccttttaaataaaatatatttttgttgttcctGTACCTGGTTGACCAGAGTTGGATCACTGTCTTTAAATGTGAGCAGAGAGAGTGAGCAGGAGTGGGTGAGGGGCTGGTGAAGAGACCACGGTTCCCCGTCCACCAGGGCCAGGGCCGAGTTGGTCAGGTGATGCTCTGTCAGATCTGAGGGAAACACGGAGGAGTCCAGCTGAGTGCAAAACTAGTATTTATTTCTAACGAATCATGAAGCAATGCATTATTAATACAC
This region includes:
- the mrpl39 gene encoding large ribosomal subunit protein mL39 translates to MATRTVCQVLQRRFASSAAAVRTQATEVRSRRNAVFSREQARQRALYPRIEKIEVSMQGPGLDGTLLIMNKGMSTPLSCARHLTEHHLTNSALALVDGEPWSLHQPLTHSCSLSLLTFKDSDPTLVNQAYWRSCAALLGQVLETAFKDDFTVELLNTPEVPVTLGAFCCDVVLDPQLDSWTPSAESLRSLTRGAQQLIHQDLAWEPLEVVPTVALEIFSHSRCKQEEVEQKAAQSPKGKVMLHRCGDHVLLSAGPLVARTGLCSQYEVTAVHSLGQGPWGLQRRAQGLSLPLQLQAHHTVWRKLRQRAEKMVEVPNTEEVNRLSPPDSTPPRTSQ